One window of the Drosophila gunungcola strain Sukarami unplaced genomic scaffold, Dgunungcola_SK_2 000123F, whole genome shotgun sequence genome contains the following:
- the LOC128265437 gene encoding sarcolemmal membrane-associated protein isoform X2, translating into MVLVSNEGHTNKNDDQKPSPTSPPPAPAAVGAAALSKGVLTDSSAALSETTKPTIGGGEETTLKQNNSQLTANMESAKKLEQDQLFHAMEKDGTDEEANENQENNNFQLCDSHTNTLQGAYNPDHRATAQVPSAVLQQVLHMTSVLNANNGGVGMGVTNAGNLYSSLGALNKSVSHRQSEMDCGTLLVAPLAPTATAELDVKSASAPCTGDAKIILECEAKSHKFETRTILLQPNQDCKVGRLIAKSKANEGNAVFDCKVLSRNHAILWFTPDGRFWVKDTKSSNGTFINDNKLGNDPAELHYGDTVKFGVEVIENSRQEVHGCIIARVTLFLPDGREAISIEADQMLLTGPNRISFDEVQRLNCFLQEASQREKTLKAKLSSLQGILESTRKNSAMCWQSMITEDQLLHKINLLEKKLQMLEKNVPENALRNEVVKLLEDKTSYQLTAKEALRKVYQERCDAMQTLSKMELALSSSENECCILRAQVASSKQTLQDFNVRLEQLQQEYIEYKQESLRQQQEAKKQEERSLELVKEKMSSQNRELEKLRLQVSRLQKSVGEYDSEQKLEEQSVLKQLDAIICDDDEYEIDEVEDDNKEPQSFGDDILGESQDVMIGIHEQKSQQNMNKELKMTDLDLKKVIRKSSVIKLLKNSDLNKGEDGSAVMRAIFNDDEEDSESELNEAKKKLDAQASDDAAELSMGITRDPKETLRYELIHNAPRHVLPNGNAEPCANPDACCLSVCNLENQKTMADIDENLCSPPDLPTEQAIEMLQEECDTYKEKTARLTSEIHVMQEQMILLKNQLEQETANGNLQKNRVENSAQRQNSGQDDNQASTEHVWNEDITAINNLQMEREEELIAYKERLEDSESSNMQLRYEISHLKHQLTTPGNQVLLHRVLPIGCIAIAVLIYLISNRI; encoded by the exons ATGGTCTTGGTGAGCAACGAAGGGCATACCAATAAGAATGATGACCAGAAACCAAGTCCAACTTCGCCGCccccagcaccagcagcagtcGGAGCCGCGGCATTAAGCAAGGGGGTCTTAACAGACTCATCCGCGGCATTGTCTGAGACAACCAAACCTACAATTGGGGGAGGAGAAGAAACGACTCTCAAGCAAAATAATTCTCAGCTTACGGCAAACATGGAATCTGCAAAAAAATTGGAACAGGACCAACTTTTTCATGCAATGGAAAAGGACGGCACCGACGAGGAAGCTAATGAGAACCAGGAAAATAACAACTTCCAACTTTGTGACTCTCACACAAACACTTTACAGGGCGCTTACAACCCTGACCATCGTGCGACTGCTCAGGTGCCCTCTGCAGTCCTCCAACAGGTGCTACACATGACTTCTGTGCTGAATGCAAACAATGGCGGAGTCGGGATGGGAGTAACTAATGCTGGAAATTTATACAGTTCACTGGGCGCTCTGAACAAGAGCGTCTCACATAGACAGTCGGAAATGGATTGCGGCACTTTGCTGGTAGCTCCTTTGGCACCAACGGCCACCGCAGAACTAGACGTAAAATCCGCGTCTGCGCCGTGCACCGGAGatgcaaaaattattttagagtGCGAGGCCAAGTCTCACAAGTTTGAGACAAGGACTATACTTTTGCAGCCAAACCAGGATTGCAAGGTGGGCCGCCTCATAGCCAAAAGCAAGGCAAACGAGGGAAACGCTGTGTTTGACTGCAAGGTTTTATCAAGAAACCATGCAATACTGTGGTTTACCCCGGACGGTCGTTTCTGGGTCAAGGACACAAAATCGAGCAACGGTACTTTTATTAATGACAACAAGCTGGGCAATGATCCTGCGGAATTACATTACGGTGATACCGTAAAGTTTGGTGTTGAGGTGATCGAGAACTCGCGCCAGGAGGTTCACGGCTGCATCATAGCTCGTGTCACCCTCTTTTTACCCGATGGACGGGAGGCAATTTCTATAGAGGCGGACCAGATGTTACTGACTGGGCCTAACCGCATCAGCTTTGACGAAGTTCAACGCCTAAACTGTTTTCTCCAGGAGGCGTCTCAAAGGGAGAAGACCCTGAAAGCTAAGTTAAGCAGCTTGCAAGGGATCCTTGAATCGACGCGAAAGAACTCTGCCATGTGTTGGCAAAGTATGATAACTGAAGACCAGTTGTTGCACAAGATAAACCTTCTGGAGAAAAAGCTGCAGATGCTGGAGAAGAACGTTCCGGAGAATGCGCTTCGTAacgag GTTGTAAAGCTCCTGGAGGACAAAACTAGTTATCAGTTGACAGCTAAAGAAGCCCTTCGTAAGGTCTACCAGGAACGATGCGATGCTATGCAAACGCTCTCCAAGATGGAGTTGGCCCTCTCTTCATCAGAAAACGAGTGCTGCATATTGCGCGCTCAAGTAGCCTCATCGAAGCAGACATTGCAAGACTTTAATGTTCGGCTGGAGCAACTACAGCAGGAGTACATTGAGTACAAACAGGAATCTTTGCGTCAACAACAAGAGGCTAAAAAACAAGAGGAGCGCAGTTTGGAGCtggtaaaagaaaaaatgagcTCCCAAAACCGCGAGCTAGAAAAACTTCGTCTTCAGGTCTCACGTCTTCAAAAATCCGTCGGTGAGTATGATAGCGAACAGAAGTTGGAGGAGCAAAGTGTACTGAAGCAATTGGACGCCATAATTTGCGACGATGACGAATATGAAATCGATGAAGTTGAGGATGACAATAAGGAACCACAAAGTTTTGGCGATGATATTTTGGGTGAATCACAAGATGTCATGATAGGCATTCATGAGCAAAAAAGTCAACAAAATAtg AACAAAGAGCTTAAAATGACCGACTTAGATTTGAAGAAGGTCATCCGCAAATCAAGCGTTATTAAGTTGCTAAAGAACTCTGATCTTAACAAGGGTGAAGACGGTTCTGCGGTGATGAGAGCCATTTTTAACGACGACGAGGAAGATTCTGAAAGTGAACTGAACGAGGCAAAGAAAAAGCTCGATGCTCAGGCTTCGGATGATGCAGCTGAACTTAGTATGGGCATTACTCGAGATCCAAAAGAGACCCTTAGATATGAGCTTATACACAATGCTCCAAGGCATGTTCTGCCCAACGGAAATGCTGAGCCGTGTGCAAATCCGGATGCATGTTGCCTTTCAGTTTGCAACttagaaaaccaaaaaacgaTGGCGGACATCGACGAAAATCTTTGTAGTCCACCCGACTTGCCCACAGAGCAAGCCATAGAAATGTTACAGGAGGAATGTGATACATACAAGGAAAAAACGGCGCGTTTGACTAGCGAAATTCACGTCATGCAAGAGCAGAtgattcttttaaaaaaccaGCTTGAACAGGAGACTGCCAATGGAAACCTTCAGAAGAACAGAGTCGAAAATAGTGCGCAGCGTCAGAATTCGGGACAGGACGATAATCAAGCTAGCACTGAGCATGTTTGGAACGAGGATATCACAGCCATAAATAACTTACAAATGGAACGGGAGGAAGAACTGATAGCTTACAAGGAACGACTTGAGGATTCGGAGAGTAGCAACATGCAGCTTCGCTACGAAATCTCGCACCTTAAGCACCAGCTCACGACACCTGGAAACCAAGTGCTACTGCACCGTGTTCTACCTATTGGCTGCATCGCAATTGCTGTCCTCATCTACctaatttccaatcgaatctAA
- the LOC128265437 gene encoding sarcolemmal membrane-associated protein isoform X1, giving the protein MFSSIISAAVESCIVRQAIKEFVREQKTIKSVADERKEIKQVASINRAQKLKPNNLFSEPCCAVMVLVSNEGHTNKNDDQKPSPTSPPPAPAAVGAAALSKGVLTDSSAALSETTKPTIGGGEETTLKQNNSQLTANMESAKKLEQDQLFHAMEKDGTDEEANENQENNNFQLCDSHTNTLQGAYNPDHRATAQVPSAVLQQVLHMTSVLNANNGGVGMGVTNAGNLYSSLGALNKSVSHRQSEMDCGTLLVAPLAPTATAELDVKSASAPCTGDAKIILECEAKSHKFETRTILLQPNQDCKVGRLIAKSKANEGNAVFDCKVLSRNHAILWFTPDGRFWVKDTKSSNGTFINDNKLGNDPAELHYGDTVKFGVEVIENSRQEVHGCIIARVTLFLPDGREAISIEADQMLLTGPNRISFDEVQRLNCFLQEASQREKTLKAKLSSLQGILESTRKNSAMCWQSMITEDQLLHKINLLEKKLQMLEKNVPENALRNEVVKLLEDKTSYQLTAKEALRKVYQERCDAMQTLSKMELALSSSENECCILRAQVASSKQTLQDFNVRLEQLQQEYIEYKQESLRQQQEAKKQEERSLELVKEKMSSQNRELEKLRLQVSRLQKSVGEYDSEQKLEEQSVLKQLDAIICDDDEYEIDEVEDDNKEPQSFGDDILGESQDVMIGIHEQKSQQNMNKELKMTDLDLKKVIRKSSVIKLLKNSDLNKGEDGSAVMRAIFNDDEEDSESELNEAKKKLDAQASDDAAELSMGITRDPKETLRYELIHNAPRHVLPNGNAEPCANPDACCLSVCNLENQKTMADIDENLCSPPDLPTEQAIEMLQEECDTYKEKTARLTSEIHVMQEQMILLKNQLEQETANGNLQKNRVENSAQRQNSGQDDNQASTEHVWNEDITAINNLQMEREEELIAYKERLEDSESSNMQLRYEISHLKHQLTTPGNQVLLHRVLPIGCIAIAVLIYLISNRI; this is encoded by the exons ATGTTTTCGTCAATAATTTCTGCA GCTGTCGAATCGTGCATAGTACGCCAAGCGATTAAAGAGTTTGTGagagaacaaaaaacaatcaaatcgGTGGCAGACGAAAGAAAGGAAATAAAGCAAGTTGCATCAATAAATCGAGCACAGAAACTAAAACCCAA TAACTTGTTCTCGGAACCTTGTTGTGCAGTGATGGTCTTGGTGAGCAACGAAGGGCATACCAATAAGAATGATGACCAGAAACCAAGTCCAACTTCGCCGCccccagcaccagcagcagtcGGAGCCGCGGCATTAAGCAAGGGGGTCTTAACAGACTCATCCGCGGCATTGTCTGAGACAACCAAACCTACAATTGGGGGAGGAGAAGAAACGACTCTCAAGCAAAATAATTCTCAGCTTACGGCAAACATGGAATCTGCAAAAAAATTGGAACAGGACCAACTTTTTCATGCAATGGAAAAGGACGGCACCGACGAGGAAGCTAATGAGAACCAGGAAAATAACAACTTCCAACTTTGTGACTCTCACACAAACACTTTACAGGGCGCTTACAACCCTGACCATCGTGCGACTGCTCAGGTGCCCTCTGCAGTCCTCCAACAGGTGCTACACATGACTTCTGTGCTGAATGCAAACAATGGCGGAGTCGGGATGGGAGTAACTAATGCTGGAAATTTATACAGTTCACTGGGCGCTCTGAACAAGAGCGTCTCACATAGACAGTCGGAAATGGATTGCGGCACTTTGCTGGTAGCTCCTTTGGCACCAACGGCCACCGCAGAACTAGACGTAAAATCCGCGTCTGCGCCGTGCACCGGAGatgcaaaaattattttagagtGCGAGGCCAAGTCTCACAAGTTTGAGACAAGGACTATACTTTTGCAGCCAAACCAGGATTGCAAGGTGGGCCGCCTCATAGCCAAAAGCAAGGCAAACGAGGGAAACGCTGTGTTTGACTGCAAGGTTTTATCAAGAAACCATGCAATACTGTGGTTTACCCCGGACGGTCGTTTCTGGGTCAAGGACACAAAATCGAGCAACGGTACTTTTATTAATGACAACAAGCTGGGCAATGATCCTGCGGAATTACATTACGGTGATACCGTAAAGTTTGGTGTTGAGGTGATCGAGAACTCGCGCCAGGAGGTTCACGGCTGCATCATAGCTCGTGTCACCCTCTTTTTACCCGATGGACGGGAGGCAATTTCTATAGAGGCGGACCAGATGTTACTGACTGGGCCTAACCGCATCAGCTTTGACGAAGTTCAACGCCTAAACTGTTTTCTCCAGGAGGCGTCTCAAAGGGAGAAGACCCTGAAAGCTAAGTTAAGCAGCTTGCAAGGGATCCTTGAATCGACGCGAAAGAACTCTGCCATGTGTTGGCAAAGTATGATAACTGAAGACCAGTTGTTGCACAAGATAAACCTTCTGGAGAAAAAGCTGCAGATGCTGGAGAAGAACGTTCCGGAGAATGCGCTTCGTAacgag GTTGTAAAGCTCCTGGAGGACAAAACTAGTTATCAGTTGACAGCTAAAGAAGCCCTTCGTAAGGTCTACCAGGAACGATGCGATGCTATGCAAACGCTCTCCAAGATGGAGTTGGCCCTCTCTTCATCAGAAAACGAGTGCTGCATATTGCGCGCTCAAGTAGCCTCATCGAAGCAGACATTGCAAGACTTTAATGTTCGGCTGGAGCAACTACAGCAGGAGTACATTGAGTACAAACAGGAATCTTTGCGTCAACAACAAGAGGCTAAAAAACAAGAGGAGCGCAGTTTGGAGCtggtaaaagaaaaaatgagcTCCCAAAACCGCGAGCTAGAAAAACTTCGTCTTCAGGTCTCACGTCTTCAAAAATCCGTCGGTGAGTATGATAGCGAACAGAAGTTGGAGGAGCAAAGTGTACTGAAGCAATTGGACGCCATAATTTGCGACGATGACGAATATGAAATCGATGAAGTTGAGGATGACAATAAGGAACCACAAAGTTTTGGCGATGATATTTTGGGTGAATCACAAGATGTCATGATAGGCATTCATGAGCAAAAAAGTCAACAAAATAtg AACAAAGAGCTTAAAATGACCGACTTAGATTTGAAGAAGGTCATCCGCAAATCAAGCGTTATTAAGTTGCTAAAGAACTCTGATCTTAACAAGGGTGAAGACGGTTCTGCGGTGATGAGAGCCATTTTTAACGACGACGAGGAAGATTCTGAAAGTGAACTGAACGAGGCAAAGAAAAAGCTCGATGCTCAGGCTTCGGATGATGCAGCTGAACTTAGTATGGGCATTACTCGAGATCCAAAAGAGACCCTTAGATATGAGCTTATACACAATGCTCCAAGGCATGTTCTGCCCAACGGAAATGCTGAGCCGTGTGCAAATCCGGATGCATGTTGCCTTTCAGTTTGCAACttagaaaaccaaaaaacgaTGGCGGACATCGACGAAAATCTTTGTAGTCCACCCGACTTGCCCACAGAGCAAGCCATAGAAATGTTACAGGAGGAATGTGATACATACAAGGAAAAAACGGCGCGTTTGACTAGCGAAATTCACGTCATGCAAGAGCAGAtgattcttttaaaaaaccaGCTTGAACAGGAGACTGCCAATGGAAACCTTCAGAAGAACAGAGTCGAAAATAGTGCGCAGCGTCAGAATTCGGGACAGGACGATAATCAAGCTAGCACTGAGCATGTTTGGAACGAGGATATCACAGCCATAAATAACTTACAAATGGAACGGGAGGAAGAACTGATAGCTTACAAGGAACGACTTGAGGATTCGGAGAGTAGCAACATGCAGCTTCGCTACGAAATCTCGCACCTTAAGCACCAGCTCACGACACCTGGAAACCAAGTGCTACTGCACCGTGTTCTACCTATTGGCTGCATCGCAATTGCTGTCCTCATCTACctaatttccaatcgaatctAA